One part of the Paenibacillus silvisoli genome encodes these proteins:
- a CDS encoding glycosyl hydrolase family 28 protein produces the protein MSQSTTIQYKAPAAEVAASQRYKVRINGEPVFVYDSQGAGYAVLSAEGKVTVEIEDRDAAEAVVVRPLRHGIQPVRSGGVIRFEAEAPIKLSVEFDGHLREPLFIWINPLETEARPDPSDPSVRYFKGGEVHNPGEIVLSDGETVYIEEGAVVHGRISASDASNIAIRGRGILDGSLWRTAEAGSKKQLMMLLAGCLGVTIEGISVIDGPTWHVVPTGCTDVSITNVNILTYAGTGDGIDIVGCENVTVDNAFVRSKDDCIAIKAVDYFHPAGLHDVKNVRVTRSVFWNAEWGNALEIGYETRCASISEIEFSDCDVIRCEFEGYESGGTFTIHNGDRADVHNVLYNDIRVEDSQEKLIDIKVQYSQYSRDAERGQVRDIRFQDIAIVGGQLPVSIIRGYDGEHLIQQVEISNLTYMGEPLRTANEAKMVVELSKSKTIQFT, from the coding sequence ATGTCGCAATCAACGACGATTCAATATAAGGCGCCGGCAGCGGAAGTCGCCGCTTCCCAGCGCTATAAGGTCCGGATTAACGGGGAACCGGTATTCGTGTACGACAGCCAAGGAGCAGGGTATGCCGTGCTATCCGCGGAAGGTAAGGTAACGGTAGAGATCGAGGATCGCGACGCGGCGGAAGCGGTCGTCGTCCGTCCTTTGCGCCACGGCATCCAGCCGGTTCGTTCCGGCGGCGTCATCCGGTTCGAGGCGGAAGCGCCGATCAAGCTGTCCGTGGAATTTGACGGCCATCTTCGGGAGCCGCTGTTTATTTGGATCAACCCGCTGGAGACGGAAGCGCGTCCGGATCCGTCCGACCCTTCGGTTCGTTATTTCAAGGGCGGTGAGGTTCACAATCCAGGCGAAATCGTCCTCTCGGACGGGGAGACCGTCTATATCGAAGAAGGAGCGGTCGTGCATGGGCGGATTTCGGCCTCGGATGCTTCGAACATCGCCATTCGCGGCAGAGGCATTTTGGATGGCTCGTTGTGGAGAACCGCGGAAGCGGGAAGCAAGAAGCAGTTGATGATGCTGCTAGCCGGCTGCCTTGGCGTCACCATCGAGGGGATTTCGGTCATCGACGGTCCAACCTGGCATGTCGTGCCGACAGGCTGCACCGACGTTTCGATTACGAACGTGAACATTCTCACCTACGCCGGCACCGGTGACGGAATCGATATCGTCGGCTGCGAAAATGTCACGGTCGACAACGCCTTCGTCCGCTCCAAGGATGACTGCATCGCCATTAAAGCGGTCGATTACTTCCATCCGGCCGGTCTGCATGACGTGAAGAACGTCCGCGTCACCCGTTCCGTGTTCTGGAACGCGGAGTGGGGCAATGCGCTGGAAATCGGCTATGAGACGCGCTGCGCGTCGATATCCGAGATCGAATTCAGCGACTGCGACGTTATTCGCTGCGAATTCGAGGGCTATGAGTCGGGCGGGACGTTTACGATTCATAACGGCGATCGCGCGGATGTGCATAACGTGCTGTACAACGATATCCGCGTCGAGGATTCCCAGGAGAAGCTGATCGACATTAAGGTGCAATATTCCCAATACTCGCGCGATGCGGAGCGGGGTCAAGTTCGCGACATCCGGTTCCAGGATATCGCGATCGTCGGCGGCCAGCTGCCGGTATCCATCATTCGCGGCTATGACGGCGAGCATCTGATCCAGCAGGTCGAAATCTCCAATCTTACGTATATGGGCGAGCCGCTCCGTACGGCCAATGAGGCGAAGATGGTGGTCGAGCTTAGCAAAAGCAAGACAATTCAGTTCACATAA
- a CDS encoding response regulator produces MKAIIVDDEYFVRKGLVQLVPWKELGVEVVGVAANGEQALELMAREPVDLVLTDLSMPVMNGFELIKRIRAGYLGTWIAVLTCHQDFNHIQEAVRLGAIDYIVKTELEDDTLNQSITRVIERIRVEERRQLEAKETLAKEEGEVTEPWALFLTPVTGGADWELAFEKVVAPGRRSQAIRIEKKGIYVRREDLLQKYGHAPSLIYSAIDLNEWVPVLVRGVRNLPEKAMIQLLTRFRDERLFYDFQSVRTGYEAEWRELEAPHAADDAALQLLKQQWRSFYWVYHDEAFADFMNKVRERRPPVEDWLRLLRSTVMLWRHFETITESTDWAADCEGLLFWEQWTEWLRLVRLRLRHHELSEDVCIGILRAMQMMSIDLQNSSNQTEVARRVNLNRSYLSRCFKQYVGKQFQDVLNDLRIEKATELLATTNEPVYQIAEKTGFQDEKYFSKFYKQQTGRLPKHVRKG; encoded by the coding sequence ATGAAGGCGATCATCGTGGATGACGAATATTTTGTACGCAAAGGTCTCGTTCAGCTTGTTCCATGGAAGGAGCTTGGCGTTGAAGTCGTCGGCGTGGCCGCGAACGGCGAGCAGGCGTTAGAGCTGATGGCGCGCGAGCCCGTCGATTTGGTGCTGACGGATTTGTCGATGCCGGTGATGAACGGCTTCGAGCTGATCAAGCGCATTCGCGCGGGCTACTTGGGTACTTGGATTGCCGTGCTCACCTGCCATCAGGATTTTAATCATATCCAAGAGGCCGTCAGGCTCGGCGCGATTGATTATATCGTCAAGACCGAGCTGGAAGACGATACGCTCAACCAGTCGATCACACGGGTTATCGAGCGCATTCGCGTCGAGGAGAGGCGGCAGCTGGAGGCGAAAGAAACGCTAGCGAAGGAAGAGGGGGAAGTAACGGAGCCGTGGGCGTTGTTTTTGACGCCGGTTACGGGCGGGGCCGATTGGGAGCTGGCTTTTGAAAAGGTTGTCGCGCCCGGCAGAAGGAGCCAGGCGATTCGGATCGAAAAGAAGGGGATTTATGTCAGGCGGGAAGACCTGCTGCAAAAATACGGCCACGCGCCGTCGCTGATTTACTCGGCGATCGATTTGAACGAGTGGGTTCCGGTCCTCGTTCGCGGGGTCCGCAATTTGCCCGAGAAAGCGATGATTCAGCTGCTGACACGGTTTCGGGACGAGCGGCTGTTCTACGATTTTCAATCGGTGAGGACGGGCTATGAAGCGGAGTGGAGGGAGCTGGAAGCGCCGCATGCGGCCGATGACGCGGCTTTGCAGCTATTGAAGCAGCAGTGGCGTTCGTTCTACTGGGTGTACCATGACGAGGCGTTCGCCGATTTCATGAACAAGGTGAGGGAGCGCAGGCCGCCGGTCGAGGATTGGCTTCGGCTGCTTCGGAGCACGGTGATGCTGTGGAGGCATTTTGAAACGATCACGGAGTCGACCGATTGGGCGGCCGACTGCGAGGGGCTGCTGTTCTGGGAGCAGTGGACGGAGTGGCTGCGACTCGTCCGGCTGCGGCTGCGCCATCATGAGCTGTCCGAGGACGTTTGCATCGGCATTTTGAGAGCGATGCAGATGATGTCCATCGACCTGCAAAACAGCTCGAATCAGACGGAGGTAGCGAGGCGCGTCAATCTGAACCGGAGCTACCTTAGCCGCTGTTTCAAGCAGTACGTCGGCAAGCAGTTTCAAGACGTGCTGAATGACCTGCGCATCGAGAAGGCGACGGAATTGCTTGCGACGACGAATGAGCCGGTCTATCAGATCGCGGAGAAGACCGGCTTTCAGGACGAGAAATATTTCAGCAAGTTTTATAAGCAGCAGACCGGACGGCTGCCGAAGCATGTGCGGAAAGGATAA
- a CDS encoding glycoside hydrolase family 2 protein → MTAQAVQTAQTEMPRPEYPRPDWQRQDWLNLNGTWSFRLDTAEEAVSDFGSLQPTDQFDSEIIVPFSWASPLSGIGRNDKGTGWYNKIVTWAPAENGSLIFLRFGAVDYRCDVWVNGILAGSHAGGYGSFEFEVSGLWKTDAANSIVVRAEDYDVSSQARGKQGYGEIRGIWQPVWLEARPQAYVQSAKFATKLDGTIDVQATIVTQQAGVAELQFSFAGQSVQHTASIQLEAGSNAIGTSFQVSDPQLWSPETPHLYEGTITLTAEGAASGDTVETYFGIREIGTARFGDRSYRWITLNGKPVYLNGTLDQSYHQTGYFTYPSDEEMRNEIYLLKRIGLNMVRIHIKPEEPRKLYWADKLGMLVMEDMPCFWGNPDETARTSYESEAREIIDRDFNHPSIFCWVMFNETWGLKTNPQGDGLTGEPGQQSWYLPDTQEWVRGIYHWAKETDPTRIIEDNSPCNYDHVESDLNSWHFYINGYEQVREHVTDIVEKTYPGSTFNYIGGNAQTDAPLINSECGNVWGFTAGAGDSDLAWHYRYMLNEFRRHDKMCGFVFTEFRDVTNEFNGYYRLDGTDKYFGYEEFVPGMSLADLHSADFIVIDAPPCQTVQAGGMAEVPLLRSSYSDRYHGQRLQLTYELWYDSLGIRQVSDSGSLPLDWSGFGVDAIDAPLAIKLPNVDAVAVLAISLKDASGAVVTRNFITFDVRSGSSNGVYEADGQFVNVPVTGFSEQSFAFQWNAIQEQKTNGGAAGQFVYDIQLPSEEEQAAIHQLDIRFEASAKRLLVRNIEGAKDRAHTISFMHGANANVEYNRNTYYMTDDERHESRVHVLIDGERVGSFLLPDNPADSRGVLSWHYQPVHNLLDEAGSFGYLCSVQVPSRITAKLDRSRSFKLTLEAEEGGLALYGRNAGRYPFDILLQVR, encoded by the coding sequence ATGACTGCTCAAGCCGTACAAACCGCACAAACAGAAATGCCGCGTCCCGAATATCCGCGTCCGGACTGGCAGCGCCAAGATTGGCTGAATCTGAACGGCACCTGGTCATTCCGTCTGGATACGGCGGAGGAAGCCGTAAGCGATTTCGGATCGCTTCAGCCGACGGACCAATTCGATTCGGAAATTATCGTTCCTTTCTCCTGGGCTAGTCCGCTGTCCGGCATCGGCCGCAACGACAAAGGCACCGGCTGGTACAACAAAATCGTTACCTGGGCGCCGGCCGAAAACGGCTCGCTCATCTTCCTCCGTTTCGGCGCCGTCGACTACCGCTGCGACGTATGGGTCAACGGCATCCTTGCCGGCTCGCATGCGGGCGGCTACGGCAGCTTCGAGTTTGAGGTCAGCGGTCTGTGGAAGACGGACGCGGCGAACAGCATCGTCGTGCGCGCCGAGGACTATGACGTAAGCTCGCAAGCGCGCGGCAAGCAAGGCTATGGCGAGATCCGCGGCATTTGGCAGCCGGTCTGGCTGGAGGCGCGTCCGCAAGCCTACGTGCAGTCGGCGAAGTTCGCCACCAAGCTGGACGGCACAATCGACGTGCAAGCGACGATCGTTACGCAGCAGGCTGGAGTCGCTGAGCTGCAGTTCAGCTTCGCCGGCCAATCCGTGCAGCATACCGCGAGCATTCAATTGGAAGCGGGCAGCAATGCAATCGGCACATCGTTCCAAGTAAGCGATCCGCAGCTGTGGAGCCCGGAGACGCCTCATCTTTACGAGGGCACGATCACATTGACGGCGGAAGGCGCAGCTAGCGGCGACACGGTCGAAACCTACTTCGGGATCCGCGAGATCGGCACGGCGCGCTTCGGCGACCGTTCATACCGGTGGATTACGCTGAACGGCAAGCCGGTTTACTTGAACGGAACGCTGGATCAGTCGTATCACCAGACGGGGTATTTTACGTATCCGAGCGACGAGGAAATGCGCAATGAGATCTACCTGCTCAAGCGGATCGGCTTGAATATGGTCCGGATCCACATCAAGCCGGAGGAGCCGCGCAAGCTGTACTGGGCGGATAAGCTGGGCATGCTCGTGATGGAGGATATGCCGTGCTTCTGGGGCAATCCGGACGAGACGGCGCGGACGTCGTACGAGAGCGAAGCGCGCGAAATCATCGACCGCGACTTTAACCATCCGTCGATTTTCTGCTGGGTCATGTTCAACGAGACATGGGGGCTGAAAACCAATCCGCAAGGCGACGGGCTAACGGGGGAGCCAGGCCAGCAAAGCTGGTATTTGCCGGATACGCAAGAGTGGGTGCGCGGCATTTACCACTGGGCGAAGGAGACCGATCCGACCCGGATTATCGAGGATAACTCGCCGTGCAACTATGACCATGTCGAGTCGGACCTGAATTCGTGGCATTTCTATATCAACGGGTATGAGCAGGTGCGCGAGCATGTAACGGACATCGTGGAGAAAACGTATCCGGGATCGACCTTCAACTATATCGGAGGCAACGCGCAAACAGACGCGCCGCTCATCAACAGCGAGTGCGGCAACGTGTGGGGCTTCACGGCCGGCGCGGGCGACAGCGACCTGGCTTGGCATTACCGCTACATGCTGAACGAATTCCGCCGCCATGACAAAATGTGCGGGTTCGTCTTCACCGAGTTCCGCGACGTCACGAACGAGTTTAACGGCTACTACCGGTTGGACGGCACGGACAAATATTTCGGCTACGAAGAGTTCGTGCCGGGCATGTCGCTTGCCGACCTGCATTCGGCGGACTTTATCGTCATCGATGCGCCGCCATGCCAAACCGTTCAAGCGGGCGGAATGGCGGAAGTGCCGCTGCTTCGTTCCAGCTACTCGGATCGCTACCACGGGCAGCGGCTCCAGCTGACCTACGAGCTGTGGTACGACAGTCTGGGCATTCGCCAGGTGTCGGACAGCGGCTCCCTGCCGCTTGATTGGAGCGGCTTCGGCGTCGATGCGATCGATGCGCCGCTTGCGATCAAGCTGCCGAACGTGGACGCGGTAGCCGTTCTGGCGATTAGCCTGAAGGACGCCAGCGGCGCCGTCGTGACGCGCAACTTCATTACGTTCGACGTACGGAGCGGTAGCAGCAACGGCGTTTACGAGGCGGACGGCCAATTCGTAAACGTGCCGGTAACCGGCTTCTCCGAGCAAAGCTTCGCATTCCAATGGAACGCGATTCAAGAGCAGAAGACGAATGGCGGCGCCGCCGGCCAATTCGTGTATGACATTCAGCTGCCTTCCGAAGAGGAGCAGGCTGCAATCCATCAGCTCGATATTCGCTTCGAAGCGAGCGCGAAACGGCTGCTTGTCCGCAACATCGAAGGCGCGAAAGATCGCGCGCACACCATCAGCTTCATGCATGGTGCTAACGCGAACGTCGAGTACAACAGAAATACGTACTACATGACCGACGACGAGCGCCATGAATCCCGCGTCCATGTGCTGATCGACGGGGAGCGGGTCGGCTCCTTCCTGCTGCCGGATAACCCGGCGGACAGCAGAGGCGTGCTCTCTTGGCACTATCAGCCGGTGCACAACCTGCTGGATGAGGCAGGCTCGTTCGGCTACCTTTGCAGCGTGCAGGTGCCTAGCCGCATTACGGCGAAGCTGGACCGCAGCCGCAGCTTTAAGCTGACGCTCGAGGCGGAAGAGGGCGGTTTGGCCCTCTACGGACGCAATGCCGGCCGTTATCCGTTCGATATTCTTCTGCAGGTAAGATAA
- a CDS encoding ArsR/SmtB family transcription factor → MSEPIQDLNRYPSTRLIEVAKALSGDVRLRILEALGEKPMSVSQLAEALGVAQPTVSVNVQILENVELITSTLGANREKLCSVTCRSIQLDLPVKLGEGLLRTEELRMPIGMYAHCAVEPTCGIVTRDCVQLGSVDDPRAFYLPERVEASLLWFSGAGYVEYYFANPMPPGVTIDELRFSAELCSEAAGFKMDWPSDISLYINDHLVGIWTSPGDLGDRKGKLTPDKWKSGTEYGMLTEWRISRAGSRVNGASSSDVTVDTLGLQYNKPIRVRLEVREDAVNCRGLNLFGADFGDHRQDLLLSFIRYAEM, encoded by the coding sequence ATGAGTGAACCGATACAAGATTTGAACCGCTATCCGTCCACCCGCCTGATCGAGGTGGCCAAAGCGTTGTCCGGCGACGTCCGTTTGCGCATTCTGGAGGCGCTCGGCGAGAAGCCGATGAGCGTCAGCCAGCTCGCCGAAGCGCTTGGCGTCGCGCAGCCGACCGTGTCCGTTAACGTGCAGATATTAGAAAATGTCGAGCTCATCACCTCTACGCTCGGCGCGAACCGCGAGAAGCTATGCTCCGTCACCTGCCGCTCCATCCAGCTGGATTTGCCGGTCAAGCTGGGCGAAGGACTGCTGCGCACCGAGGAGTTGCGCATGCCGATCGGCATGTACGCTCACTGCGCGGTGGAGCCTACCTGCGGCATCGTGACGCGAGATTGCGTGCAGCTCGGCTCGGTCGACGACCCCCGCGCCTTCTACCTACCGGAGCGAGTGGAAGCTTCCTTGCTCTGGTTCTCGGGCGCCGGGTATGTCGAGTATTATTTTGCCAATCCGATGCCGCCTGGCGTGACGATCGACGAGCTGCGTTTCAGCGCCGAGCTCTGCTCCGAAGCGGCCGGCTTCAAGATGGACTGGCCTTCGGATATTTCGCTGTACATCAACGACCATCTGGTCGGGATATGGACTAGCCCCGGCGACCTCGGCGACCGCAAAGGCAAGCTGACGCCGGACAAGTGGAAGAGCGGCACCGAATACGGGATGCTCACGGAGTGGCGCATTTCCCGCGCGGGCAGCCGCGTCAACGGCGCATCGTCGTCCGACGTCACCGTGGATACGCTCGGCTTGCAGTACAACAAGCCGATCCGCGTCCGGCTCGAGGTCCGCGAGGATGCGGTCAACTGTCGCGGCCTCAACCTGTTCGGCGCCGACTTCGGCGACCACCGGCAGGATTTGCTGCTGTCGTTTATCCGCTATGCGGAGATGTGA
- a CDS encoding transcriptional regulator, producing MMRFEQALEEWMALIVAAEQNDRRRELLEKGLGHGTIEFLRVIWYPAVGHFNDLQPEWEVRDFNNGYRYLDLAYMPGGDVKGGIEIQGYGPHARDLDVRRFKDLCWRHCLLALDGWIFLPIAYLSIADEPKRCQQLVLSFIGRFAAMDAPLQLNWLEAEAIRFARRRLRPFTPAELAKHLRVTDACARRVLHVLVEQQLLDVEGGKQRYRTFVLRTP from the coding sequence ATCATGCGATTTGAGCAAGCTTTGGAGGAATGGATGGCGCTTATCGTTGCCGCCGAGCAAAACGATAGACGGCGCGAGCTGTTGGAGAAGGGACTCGGTCATGGCACGATTGAATTTTTGCGCGTGATTTGGTATCCGGCTGTCGGGCATTTCAATGATTTGCAGCCCGAGTGGGAGGTCCGGGATTTCAATAACGGATATCGTTATTTGGATCTGGCTTACATGCCGGGAGGCGATGTAAAAGGGGGCATTGAGATCCAAGGCTACGGGCCTCATGCCAGGGATCTCGATGTGCGAAGATTCAAGGATCTATGCTGGCGGCATTGTTTGCTGGCGCTTGATGGGTGGATATTTTTGCCGATCGCGTACCTTTCCATTGCGGATGAGCCGAAGCGCTGTCAGCAGCTTGTACTTTCCTTTATCGGGAGGTTTGCGGCGATGGATGCGCCTCTTCAGTTGAACTGGCTTGAGGCCGAAGCGATCCGTTTTGCGAGGCGAAGGCTTCGCCCCTTTACGCCTGCAGAACTTGCGAAGCATTTAAGGGTGACGGATGCGTGTGCGAGGAGGGTGCTGCATGTGCTGGTCGAGCAGCAGCTTCTGGACGTGGAAGGCGGCAAACAGCGTTACCGGACATTCGTGTTACGGACGCCGTAG
- a CDS encoding NUDIX domain-containing protein, giving the protein MTVRVQVSCLAMKDNQIAMIQKLNPAYKTYQKFIPPGGHVEFGERLEEACAREVAEETGLLVSELELKGVVTFLRADYHSVCFFFLAHRVEGVLESCEPEKQSSHWVDLAGIGRNEKVPGYHRDFLKVMLEEGSYLNGQVEWDAVDDRVAWSIVRPGQPLVPRA; this is encoded by the coding sequence GTGACTGTGCGCGTACAAGTATCTTGCCTCGCCATGAAGGACAATCAAATCGCGATGATCCAGAAGCTGAATCCGGCTTATAAAACCTATCAGAAATTCATACCTCCGGGCGGACACGTAGAGTTTGGTGAACGGCTGGAGGAAGCCTGCGCAAGAGAAGTAGCGGAAGAGACCGGGCTGCTCGTGTCGGAGCTGGAGCTGAAAGGCGTCGTGACGTTTCTAAGAGCGGACTATCATTCCGTCTGTTTCTTTTTTCTGGCGCATCGCGTGGAAGGTGTGCTGGAATCCTGCGAACCGGAGAAGCAGTCCTCGCATTGGGTGGATTTGGCCGGAATCGGGCGTAATGAGAAGGTGCCGGGGTATCATAGGGACTTTCTGAAGGTCATGCTGGAAGAAGGCTCATATCTCAATGGTCAGGTGGAGTGGGACGCAGTGGACGACCGGGTCGCGTGGAGTATCGTGAGGCCGGGTCAGCCGCTTGTGCCGCGAGCTTGA
- the mraY gene encoding phospho-N-acetylmuramoyl-pentapeptide-transferase, with the protein MTTNILGASGLSFLLVMLLTPLLIWGLRSLKLTQPIREELPPDHQAKRGTPLMSGLILLIGVATSLYFHPKPLILFIGATFVLFGLIGFLDDFRKAAFQDPAGISGKMKLVFQFAFTCGLLLILLLGFDLGTGISIVHNVVQELPPWIYLALMALFIVGSANAINFTDGLDGLLINVSIPTFFFFFVISDRVEVQAFSLVMIGCLLGLFIYNIYPAKAFMGDTGSLAIGGSLSFLAVIEKVEILIPILFSVYLAEQLSVILQVWYYKKTKLRMFRMAPIHYHFSLKYGWSENKIVMVFGFISWLSAFTSWLIWKFAL; encoded by the coding sequence ATGACTACCAATATACTTGGTGCATCCGGACTATCGTTTCTGCTCGTTATGCTGCTGACGCCTCTGCTAATCTGGGGCCTGCGCAGCTTGAAGCTGACGCAGCCGATCCGCGAGGAGCTGCCGCCGGACCATCAAGCGAAGCGCGGGACGCCGCTGATGTCCGGACTCATTCTGCTCATTGGCGTGGCTACGTCCCTCTATTTCCATCCGAAGCCGCTCATCCTTTTTATCGGGGCGACGTTCGTGCTGTTCGGGCTAATCGGCTTTCTCGACGATTTCCGCAAAGCCGCCTTTCAAGATCCGGCCGGGATTTCGGGTAAAATGAAGCTGGTATTCCAGTTTGCTTTTACATGCGGGCTGCTGTTGATATTGCTGCTGGGGTTCGACCTGGGGACCGGCATTTCAATCGTTCATAACGTTGTGCAGGAGCTGCCCCCGTGGATCTATCTCGCACTGATGGCGTTGTTCATCGTAGGCTCGGCGAACGCGATTAATTTCACCGACGGGCTGGACGGGCTGCTCATTAACGTGTCCATTCCGACGTTCTTTTTCTTCTTCGTCATCTCCGACAGAGTCGAGGTGCAGGCGTTCTCGCTCGTCATGATCGGCTGCTTGCTGGGCTTGTTTATTTACAATATTTACCCGGCAAAAGCGTTTATGGGCGACACGGGCTCGCTGGCGATCGGAGGATCGTTGAGCTTCTTGGCTGTCATCGAGAAGGTTGAAATCTTGATTCCGATCTTGTTCTCCGTCTATTTGGCCGAGCAGCTGTCCGTTATTTTGCAGGTTTGGTATTACAAGAAGACCAAACTGCGTATGTTCCGTATGGCGCCGATACATTACCACTTCAGTCTGAAATACGGCTGGAGCGAAAATAAGATCGTGATGGTGTTCGGCTTTATTTCGTGGTTGTCGGCTTTTACCTCTTGGCTGATTTGGAAGTTTGCGCTGTGA
- a CDS encoding LysE/ArgO family amino acid transporter → MVGAWIHGFILALGLILPLGVQNVFVFNQGAAQPKFRKALPVVITAALCDTLLILLAVLGISVLVLQFDWLKTALFAVGIAFLLYMGWMTWKSKPASRSDSNSEALSAKKQIAFAASVSLFNPHAILDTVGVIGTGSLQYGGAEKVAFAAACIALSWLWFASLAAAGRLAGNLDKSGRLMAALNKISAVVMWGTAIYLAVGLLGD, encoded by the coding sequence ATGGTCGGTGCATGGATTCATGGATTTATACTTGCGTTAGGCTTGATTTTGCCGCTTGGCGTTCAAAATGTATTCGTTTTTAACCAAGGCGCGGCGCAGCCGAAGTTTCGCAAGGCGCTGCCCGTCGTGATCACGGCGGCATTGTGCGACACGCTATTGATTTTGTTGGCGGTGCTCGGGATATCCGTTCTCGTGCTGCAGTTCGATTGGCTAAAGACGGCGCTGTTCGCGGTCGGCATCGCGTTTCTGCTCTATATGGGGTGGATGACGTGGAAAAGCAAACCGGCCAGCCGTTCGGACTCCAACTCCGAAGCGCTTAGCGCGAAGAAGCAGATCGCATTCGCCGCGTCCGTGTCGCTCTTCAATCCGCATGCGATTTTGGACACGGTCGGCGTGATCGGGACGGGCTCCCTGCAATATGGCGGGGCCGAGAAGGTGGCTTTCGCAGCGGCTTGCATCGCGTTATCGTGGCTCTGGTTTGCCAGCCTTGCCGCGGCAGGGCGGTTGGCCGGCAATCTGGACAAGTCCGGACGGCTGATGGCGGCGCTGAACAAAATCTCGGCCGTTGTCATGTGGGGGACAGCCATCTATTTGGCGGTTGGATTGCTGGGCGATTGA
- a CDS encoding 5' nucleotidase, NT5C type, with the protein MHIAVDLDNTVLDATAAHVTYYNLASGLTLTPEDANEFYIFQKYGWTREERDAVYAKYGHDIHWHSVPYPKAVDYLRQLSSQHEISIITARPLLFRDVTVEWLKHHNISYNQIAFDEKKLEACIASKVDVLIDDGPHYAEQFSQLRKPVILYDQPYNRSVANEYVLRAANWSEVKAHIDRLAGQLE; encoded by the coding sequence GTGCATATTGCGGTGGATTTGGACAATACGGTGTTGGATGCGACTGCGGCGCATGTAACCTATTATAATCTAGCGTCCGGACTGACGCTAACCCCGGAAGACGCAAACGAATTTTATATCTTTCAAAAATACGGCTGGACCCGCGAGGAGCGGGATGCCGTCTATGCGAAATACGGGCATGACATTCACTGGCACTCCGTCCCGTATCCGAAGGCTGTCGATTATTTGCGGCAGCTTTCCTCGCAGCACGAGATTTCTATTATAACGGCGCGTCCGCTGCTGTTTCGCGACGTGACGGTCGAATGGCTCAAGCATCACAACATTTCGTACAACCAGATTGCGTTCGACGAAAAGAAGCTCGAAGCGTGCATAGCCTCAAAGGTGGATGTGTTAATCGACGACGGACCTCACTATGCGGAGCAGTTTTCGCAACTGAGAAAACCGGTGATTCTCTATGATCAGCCTTATAACCGTTCCGTTGCGAACGAGTATGTGCTGCGGGCGGCCAATTGGAGCGAGGTTAAAGCCCATATTGACCGGTTAGCGGGCCAGCTAGAATAA
- a CDS encoding pyridoxamine 5'-phosphate oxidase family protein, with amino-acid sequence MTIDNIEDQNRIETEEELREILGYPSELVSRKAIAHIDRHCADFISRSPLLIISSSDRLGRCDSSPRGDQPGFVLVQDERQLIIPERPGNKRIDTLRNILDNPYVGLLFMIPGLGETLRINGKAAIVKQPELLERLAVNGRSPLLAIRVEAEECFMHCAKAFIRSGLWEPGKWSDKSELPSAPRIIADHASLPGTDAEAIARRLEEGYAQRLY; translated from the coding sequence ATGACGATTGATAACATAGAAGACCAAAATCGGATAGAAACCGAGGAAGAGCTGCGCGAAATACTCGGCTATCCCAGCGAGCTGGTAAGCCGAAAAGCAATCGCGCATATAGACCGGCATTGCGCCGATTTTATTAGCCGCTCGCCGCTCTTGATCATTTCCTCCTCCGACCGGCTCGGCCGCTGCGACTCGTCGCCGCGCGGCGATCAGCCCGGGTTCGTCCTCGTACAAGACGAGCGCCAGCTGATTATTCCGGAGAGGCCCGGCAATAAGCGGATCGATACGCTGCGAAATATACTCGACAATCCTTATGTCGGTCTGCTCTTTATGATTCCGGGTCTTGGCGAGACGCTCCGCATCAACGGCAAAGCGGCCATCGTGAAGCAGCCGGAGCTGTTGGAGCGGCTCGCCGTAAACGGCCGAAGTCCGCTGCTAGCTATCCGCGTCGAGGCGGAAGAATGTTTCATGCATTGCGCCAAAGCGTTCATCCGCTCCGGGCTATGGGAACCAGGCAAATGGTCGGATAAATCGGAGCTCCCCTCCGCCCCGCGAATCATTGCCGACCATGCGAGCCTGCCGGGCACTGATGCCGAAGCCATAGCGCGCAGGCTTGAAGAAGGATATGCGCAGCGTCTCTACTAG